CCCAGATGCAGCTTTCTTAAGGGGAAACACCACAGATGACTATATTTATACAAGGCTTGATCCAAGGCCAATACCATTATACAATTTTGAAGGCTATGATATGATAAAAGATGGAAGAACGCCTTATAAACTTGTAATGATTGCAAAAGCTGCAAGAAATAAATCACACTCAACTTATGATAATGTTCCATTTATCAAAGACGAATTCCCTGGAAATATTTGGTTAAATACAAAGGATGCTGAAGAGCGTGGGATAAAAAACGATGATGTTGTATATGTTTATAATGATAGGGGCTGTGTAAAGGTCAAAGCATATGTAAGTGATAGAATGAGACCAGGCTCATGCAACCTTGAACAGGGTAGCTGGTATTCGCCAAGTACAACTGAATTTGTTACTATTAAAATGGATGTTCATAATGCAATTGAAGATCCTAACCATATGGAAGACATTAAAGTACCAGTTGATGTTGGCGGTTGTTCAGCAACGTTGGTTCCATTTCTAGAATCAGGCCCACACGATCCACATCAATCAGTTATGGGGATTGGTGGCAGTGGAATGAGCCACAACTCAGTATTAGTTGAAGTAAGTAAAACGAAACCAGAATAATAAATTAGGAGGTAAATATGCCACAATGGGGTTGGTATTTTGATCAAAGCAGGTGCATTGGTTGTAAAACTTGTACACTTGCTTGTAAAAATTGGAATGATGATAAAAGAGGAGATAAAAATATCGAGGGACATACCTCATATGCATGGATTGAATCTGGAGACTACCAAGTAGAGGTTGGCGAAACAGAAAAAAGAGAAACTTATATTAATCCAGAAACAGATAATTGGAACCTTGAAGAATGGAGAAAGCATTATATGAAGGAAAGGTGGAGAAGAGTGCCTACTCCCTACGGACTTGTAACAAATTATAATGACTCAGCAACATTGCTAGGTTCAAAAGAAAACGGGGTTATAACAGGTACCTATCCAAATATTAACACCTTCCCTCTGTCAATATCTTGTAATCATTGTGAGAATCCAGCTTGTCTTGAGGCTTGCCCTGTGCAAATTATATATAAAGAGCCAGAGTTCGGCGCAGTTTTAGTACACACTGAAGATTGTATTTCCTGTGGGGCTTGCCACTCAGCTTGTCCTTGGGATGCGCCTCAATATTACAACGAAAATTATTGGCAGTACGCACAAAATGATCCAGCTAGACCTAAAATGACTAAATGCACTTTTTGCATTGATAGAATATCTGATGGAAGAAAACCAGCATGTGTTGCAGCTTGTCTAAATAGAGCACTTGATGCAGGCCCAATTGATGAATTAAAGAGAAAATATCCTAATGCTACCCTAGATGCACCAAACTTTGATCACAACCAAACAACACCTTCAGGTAAACCACTAAATCCAAATATTATTTTTAAGAAAAAAGAGTAATTATAATAATAGAGGGCTTAAAGCCCTCTATTATTTAATTTAATAATAACAATTAAAGGAGTTTACAATTATATGAGTAATAACATAAAAACAGATAGTTTAGATATTAAAGCAATATTGAATATGAGGGCACAAATCTATTTTCTTCTGTCACGCTTGTACGAAAAGGAAGTTGATAAAGAATTATTTTATACTTTAAGAAATCATTTACCCCTTCTAGAAGAATTGTCTAAAAGTAGTGAAGATGAGGCTTTTATAAAAGGTGTGGGTAGTCTAAAAAATAGATTGTTAAATATTAATAATGAAAATTTAGATGAATTTATAGATGAACTTGCAAGAATTTATGCAATGTTATTTTTAAATGTTACAGCTAGCATTGTAGAAGTTAAAACTATAAACCCCTATGAGTCAGTCTATCTTTCAGAAGAAGGCTTAATGTATCAACAAGAGACTGAGGATGTTTTAAAATTTTACATAAATAATAAAGTTATAACCAAAAAAAGCTTCAATGAACCAGATGATCACATAGCAGCTGAACTTGCCTTTATAGGACATTTGAATGAACAAGCAATCAGATTTTTAGATGAAAACAACTATAAAGAAGCATCAGATAAAATAAAAACCTCAAAAGAATTTATGGAAAAACACCTTTTACGTTGGGTAAATAAGTTGTGTTTAGATATTAGAGAAACAGATATTAGCAATTTCTATAAACCAGTAGCTGATATAACCCTTGGTTTTATAAGGACTGATTATAAATCTTTAGAGGATTTAGTAAATGTATTAAATCAAGATGTTTAATAAACTAACTTCCTTAAATAACACAATAAAAACAATATCGCAAAATTTATTTATTGATCCCAATAGATGTTTAAATTTTATTTCAAAATACAAACCGTGCTCTATATGTACCCAAAATTGCCAAAATAATGCTATTAATATAGACAAAGATAATAAATTAATCGAGATCGATGATAGCAAATGTAGCGAATGTGGAGTTTGTGTTACAAAATGTCCAACAAAAACATTTGATTTTAAATTTTATCGTTATTATAAATTAATAAGTAAAATTAATGAATTTATTGTTAATAATAAAGATTTAATTTTTATATGTAAACAATTCTATGAAAAAAACAATAGTTTAATACCTCATAATAATCTAACCTATCTAATTGAAATACCTTGTACTAGTATTATAGATTTTACAATCTTAATCCATATTGCAAATAATACAAACAAGCCGGTTACAATACTCTGTGATTGTAAAAATTGTATCAATTCAGTAGGCAACAAAATATTTTTAGATAACAAAGAATTAGCCTACAATTTTATTAAAAACTTCAAAGATGTAAAACTCTCGGTAGAAATAATTAATGACACAGATTACATAAAAAATATCATAGGCAATAACAACAAAGCTAAAAAAGAAATTCCCTATCTTTCAAGAAGAGAACTCTTTGGATATTTCAGAAAAGAGAGCATAAATAGTGCAAAAGATTTGTTAACTCTATTTATAAGCAAAAAAGAACTAAAAGAAAATAGAAAAATACTACATTCAAAATATATACCATTAAATAGAGTCCTATTAATTAAAAATCTTAAAGCAATGAAATTAAACTCAAAAAATGCTATATTTGATACAGCAAACTCTATTGAATTAACCTCTATAGAGATAGATTTTAATAAATGTAGTCTTTGTAGACTTTGTTATATATTTTGCCCAACGGGTGCACTTTCAGAAAAAACTATAAGAGATGAAGATGGAAAGTTAAAGAAAGTTGGAATAAATGTAGCCATAAATAAATGCATAAAATGTGGTTTCTGCATATTTATTTGTCCAAATAAAGCAATATCGTACAACAATAAGCTAATGCTTGACGAATTGATAAATTAAGCACAATTTCTATAAATCTTTTAATATAGACATAGCCTTTTGTAAATCCTGCCAAGATTCAGCTTTTTTGTTAGGATTTCTTAATAAATATGCAGGATGATATGTTGGAATAACTTTTATTTTCAAATTACTATTATTAATTTTTAGTTTTAACTCCCTAATAGAGCCTCTTATCTTTGTTATCGACATATTAATATTTAATAAGTAGTTAGCAGCAGAGCTACCCAAACATATAATTACTTCTGGTTTTATATGCCCAATCTGTTTTATCAAATAGGGCAAACACATTGCAGCTTCATCTTTTGTAGGCACTCTATTATTAGGAGGTCTACACTTAACAATATTTGCTATATAAACCTCTTCCCTTTTATATCCCATCGCTTTTATCATTTTATCTAACAATAAACCAGCTCTACCAACAAAAGGCCTCCCCTTCTTATCCTCCATATAACCTGGACCTTCTCCAATAAACATTAATTTAGCATTAAGAGAGCCTTCTCCAAAAACTACATTATTTCTATTTAGAGATAGGTTGCATTTTTTACATGATAATACTTCATCCTCTAACTTCTTCATTAAACTTAAGATATCCTTATCAGTATTAATACTAACAGTGTTATTACTTGAAGGCATTTGTTCTTTAACTACATCTTTTCTTTTATTTGGAATATAAAACCATTCAATACCATAGACAAATCTGTAAAAGTTATCCATTTATACTTTTATATATTTCAACTGCTTTAGATATTATTTCTTCTGCAATTTTTTCTTTTGTTGCTTTTGGCACCCTTTTCATTC
This portion of the Deferribacterota bacterium genome encodes:
- a CDS encoding molybdopterin dinucleotide binding domain-containing protein — its product is PDAAFLRGNTTDDYIYTRLDPRPIPLYNFEGYDMIKDGRTPYKLVMIAKAARNKSHSTYDNVPFIKDEFPGNIWLNTKDAEERGIKNDDVVYVYNDRGCVKVKAYVSDRMRPGSCNLEQGSWYSPSTTEFVTIKMDVHNAIEDPNHMEDIKVPVDVGGCSATLVPFLESGPHDPHQSVMGIGGSGMSHNSVLVEVSKTKPE
- a CDS encoding 4Fe-4S dicluster domain-containing protein yields the protein MPQWGWYFDQSRCIGCKTCTLACKNWNDDKRGDKNIEGHTSYAWIESGDYQVEVGETEKRETYINPETDNWNLEEWRKHYMKERWRRVPTPYGLVTNYNDSATLLGSKENGVITGTYPNINTFPLSISCNHCENPACLEACPVQIIYKEPEFGAVLVHTEDCISCGACHSACPWDAPQYYNENYWQYAQNDPARPKMTKCTFCIDRISDGRKPACVAACLNRALDAGPIDELKRKYPNATLDAPNFDHNQTTPSGKPLNPNIIFKKKE
- a CDS encoding molecular chaperone TorD family protein, yielding MSNNIKTDSLDIKAILNMRAQIYFLLSRLYEKEVDKELFYTLRNHLPLLEELSKSSEDEAFIKGVGSLKNRLLNINNENLDEFIDELARIYAMLFLNVTASIVEVKTINPYESVYLSEEGLMYQQETEDVLKFYINNKVITKKSFNEPDDHIAAELAFIGHLNEQAIRFLDENNYKEASDKIKTSKEFMEKHLLRWVNKLCLDIRETDISNFYKPVADITLGFIRTDYKSLEDLVNVLNQDV
- a CDS encoding 4Fe-4S binding protein, yielding MFNKLTSLNNTIKTISQNLFIDPNRCLNFISKYKPCSICTQNCQNNAINIDKDNKLIEIDDSKCSECGVCVTKCPTKTFDFKFYRYYKLISKINEFIVNNKDLIFICKQFYEKNNSLIPHNNLTYLIEIPCTSIIDFTILIHIANNTNKPVTILCDCKNCINSVGNKIFLDNKELAYNFIKNFKDVKLSVEIINDTDYIKNIIGNNNKAKKEIPYLSRRELFGYFRKESINSAKDLLTLFISKKELKENRKILHSKYIPLNRVLLIKNLKAMKLNSKNAIFDTANSIELTSIEIDFNKCSLCRLCYIFCPTGALSEKTIRDEDGKLKKVGINVAINKCIKCGFCIFICPNKAISYNNKLMLDELIN
- a CDS encoding uracil-DNA glycosylase; the protein is MDNFYRFVYGIEWFYIPNKRKDVVKEQMPSSNNTVSINTDKDILSLMKKLEDEVLSCKKCNLSLNRNNVVFGEGSLNAKLMFIGEGPGYMEDKKGRPFVGRAGLLLDKMIKAMGYKREEVYIANIVKCRPPNNRVPTKDEAAMCLPYLIKQIGHIKPEVIICLGSSAANYLLNINMSITKIRGSIRELKLKINNSNLKIKVIPTYHPAYLLRNPNKKAESWQDLQKAMSILKDL